CTCTCCTTCTCGAACGCTGGGCACGATGAGACGTTCATCTCCCGAGCTCCTCGGTCTCCTGAACCATCATCTGCCTCGGGCCAAGCCTGCTACTACAATACAGCCAAGCGCTACTGGGTAGTGTCCTAGTTGGAATTCGCTCAGGCCTCGGCGCTGCTGGCCACCGCAGGCGGTCGAGTCGAAGCGGCGCGCGGAAAACTCGCTTCGCTCAGACAGTTCCGCGCGTTCTCCCACTCCGTCTCTTGCCTGCGGCGGGCGCCTCGGAGTCCTCGCTCCATTCCAACTAGGACACTACCCGCCGTCGAGGAGCCCGGCCCGGGACCGGGAGCCTTGTTTCCGTCTTTCAACTCCCATCCTGCCAGTGTCTAGGAGCTCATGAGCGCCACCGAATCTTCTCCCTCGTCCTCCGTTTCCACCCCGGATCCCCACAAGCCCCTGCGGGACGACGTCCGATTGTTGGGCCGCCTGCTGGGGGAGACCCTCAAATCCCAGGAGGGCGAGGAGCTCTTCGAGGTGGTGGAGAAAATCCGCGCTCTATCGAAGGCGGCGCGGGCGGGGGAGGCGGAGCGCTTCGACGAGCTGACGGAGGTGCTCGCCGCCCTCGACCTCGACATTGCAGCACCGGTGGCCCGGGCCTTCGCCCAATTCCTGACCTTGGCGAATATCGCCGAGCAACACCATCGGGTGCGGCGGCGCCGGTTCTATCAGCGCCAGCCCGACGCCAGTCCCCAGCGGGGTTCCTGCGACGAGGCCTTCGGCCGCCTCATCGCCGCCGGGGTCGACCCCCAGGAGCTGCACCGGCAGGTGTGCGACATGGAGGTGGAGCTGGTGCTCACCGCCCACCCTACCGAGGTGGTGCGGCGCACGCTGCTGGCCAAATTCCAGCACATCGCCGAGCTGCTGGCCTACGGGGACCGGCCGGATCTGGCGCCGCGGGAGCGTCAGGAGATCGCCGAAGGCCTGCATCGGGAGATCCTGGCCATCTGGCAGACCGACGAGGTGCGCCACCGCCGGCCGACTCCGGAGGACGAGGTGCGGGGCGGTTTGGTGACCTTCGAACAGGTCCTGTGGGACGCGGTGCCGGACTATCTGCGAGAGCTCGATCGGGCGCTGGTGCAGCACACCGGCCAGTCGTTGCCGCGGGACGCCGCGCCGGTGCGCTTCGGCTCCTGGATGGGCGGCGACCGGGACGGCAACCCCAACGTCACCGTCGAGGTCACCCGCCGAGCGGTGTGGTTGGCCCGCTGGCAGGCGGCGGATCTCTTCGCCCAGGAGGTGGAGGATTTGCGGGTGGAGCTCTCCATGCGCTCCGGCTCGACGGAGCTGGAGACGAAGGCGAAGGATCTTTGGAACAAGGACGAGGAGCTGCGGGAGCCCTATCGGGTGGTGTTGCGCCAGGTGGTGGACCGGCTGCGGGCGACTCGGGAGACCATGGGCCGGCGTCTGGCGGGGCTCGATGCTCGGGACCAAGAGCCCGGCGAACCAGCGATCTACCACACCAGCGACGAGCTGGCGGAGCCGCTGGAGCTGTGCCGGCGCTCGTTGATCGAAACCGGTTTGGAGGAGATCGCCGACGGCCGGCTGCTGGACATTCAGCGGCGCCTGGCGGTCTTCGGCCTCAGCCTGGTGCGCCTGGACATTCGCCAGCACGCCAGCGCCCACACCGACCTGCTGGACCGGGTGACGGAGCATCTGGGGCTGGGGTCCTACCGCTCCTGGGACGAAGAACGGCGGCTGGCCTTCCTGGTGGAGCAGCTGGAAGGGCGGCGGCCGCTGATCCCGCGCAAGCTCTTTCCAGAGGGGCCGTTGGATGACCCGGAGGACGAGCTCTCTCGGGAGGTGTGGAGGACTTATCAGGCCCTCCCCGGTATCGATCGCGAGGTCCTCGGCGCTTACGTCATCTCCATGGCCCGTAGCGCCTCCGACGTGTTGGCGGTGCAGCTGCTGCAGCGGGAGGCGGGGATGGGCGAGCCGCTGCGGGTGGTGCCCCTCTTCGAGACCCTGGACGATCTGGAGGCCGCCGGCGGCGTGATGCGGCAGCTATTCGAGCTGCCGGTGTACCGCCGCCAGGCCGGAGACCGGCAGGAGGTGATGATCGGCTACTCCGATTCCGCCAAGGACGCCGGCCGGCTGGCGGCGGCCTGGGCGCTCTACCGGGGCCAGGAGTCGCTGGTGCAGGCGGCGGAGGAGTCGGGAGTGGAGCTGACCCTCTTCCACGGCC
The window above is part of the Acidobacteriota bacterium genome. Proteins encoded here:
- the ppc gene encoding phosphoenolpyruvate carboxylase translates to MSATESSPSSSVSTPDPHKPLRDDVRLLGRLLGETLKSQEGEELFEVVEKIRALSKAARAGEAERFDELTEVLAALDLDIAAPVARAFAQFLTLANIAEQHHRVRRRRFYQRQPDASPQRGSCDEAFGRLIAAGVDPQELHRQVCDMEVELVLTAHPTEVVRRTLLAKFQHIAELLAYGDRPDLAPRERQEIAEGLHREILAIWQTDEVRHRRPTPEDEVRGGLVTFEQVLWDAVPDYLRELDRALVQHTGQSLPRDAAPVRFGSWMGGDRDGNPNVTVEVTRRAVWLARWQAADLFAQEVEDLRVELSMRSGSTELETKAKDLWNKDEELREPYRVVLRQVVDRLRATRETMGRRLAGLDARDQEPGEPAIYHTSDELAEPLELCRRSLIETGLEEIADGRLLDIQRRLAVFGLSLVRLDIRQHASAHTDLLDRVTEHLGLGSYRSWDEERRLAFLVEQLEGRRPLIPRKLFPEGPLDDPEDELSREVWRTYQALPGIDREVLGAYVISMARSASDVLAVQLLQREAGMGEPLRVVPLFETLDDLEAAGGVMRQLFELPVYRRQAGDRQEVMIGYSDSAKDAGRLAAAWALYRGQESLVQAAEESGVELTLFHGRGGTVGRGGGPTYLAIQSQPPGSVAGRLRVTEQGEMIQAKFGLPGIALRTLEVYTSATLEATLRPPRPPEERWCQAMDRLADKACQGYRGIVREHPGFVRYFRTATPEVELGELNIGSRPARRRGGQGGVESLRAIPWVFAWTQTRLLLPSWLGTGDGLAALEGEDGLALLREMYRQWTFFRSTLDLIQMVLAKAEPGIAAYYDQLLVPEDLRPLGEELRERLSKTTERLLAVTGPEGGGGQLLADNAVLRRSIAVRNPYVDPINVVQAELLRRLRGPQPEPAAHEAFLTTVNGIAAGMRNTG